From a region of the Thermus caldilimi genome:
- a CDS encoding isoprenyl transferase, with product MVRRLLSLSRPLYWLYEKRLLKEVKGGPVPRHLGLILDGNRRYARALGLSPVKGHEFGVQKAYEVLEWCLEMGIKTVTVWVFSTDNFRRPPEEVETLMRLFVREAERMADDHRILEHQVRVRFIGRREGFSEEVLRALERLEAKTQHHQGMVLNIALGYGGREEIVDAVKRLLLEAWERGLSPKELAERLTPEDIARHLYTAGLPDPDFIIRTSGEIRLSGFLLWQSAYSEFYFADVLWPEFRKIDFLRALRSYQARERRFGR from the coding sequence ATGGTTCGCCGCCTCCTTTCCCTCTCCCGGCCCCTCTACTGGCTTTACGAAAAGCGCCTCCTTAAGGAGGTGAAAGGAGGCCCAGTTCCCAGGCACCTGGGCCTTATCCTGGACGGGAACCGCCGCTACGCCAGGGCCTTGGGGTTATCCCCCGTGAAGGGGCACGAGTTCGGGGTCCAGAAGGCCTACGAGGTCCTGGAATGGTGCCTGGAGATGGGCATTAAAACCGTGACGGTCTGGGTCTTCTCCACGGACAACTTCAGGCGCCCCCCCGAGGAGGTGGAAACCCTCATGCGCCTCTTCGTGCGGGAGGCGGAAAGGATGGCAGATGACCACCGCATCCTGGAGCACCAGGTGAGGGTGCGTTTCATCGGGCGGCGGGAGGGATTCTCCGAGGAGGTACTGAGGGCCCTGGAGCGCCTCGAGGCCAAGACCCAGCACCACCAGGGCATGGTGTTGAACATCGCCTTGGGCTACGGGGGGCGGGAGGAGATCGTGGACGCGGTGAAAAGGCTCCTTCTGGAGGCTTGGGAAAGAGGCCTTTCCCCTAAGGAACTTGCGGAGAGGCTTACCCCTGAGGACATCGCCCGCCACCTCTACACCGCAGGCCTTCCCGACCCCGACTTCATCATCCGCACCTCGGGGGAGATAAGGCTTTCCGGCTTCCTCCTTTGGCAGTCGGCCTACTCCGAGTTCTACTTCGCCGACGTGCTCTGGCCGGAGTTCCGGAAGATCGACTTCTTGAGGGCTCTCAGGAGCTACCAGGCCCGCGAAAGGCGGTTTGGGCGTTGA
- the lysS gene encoding homocitrate synthase has translation MREWKIIDSTLREGEQFERADFSTQEKIEIAKALDEFGVEYLEVTTPMASPQSRKDAEVLASLGLKAKVVTHIQTRLDAAKVAVETGVQGIDLLFGTSKYLRAAHGRDIPRIIEEAREVIGYIREKAPHVEVRFSAEDTFRSDEHDLLEIYQAIAPYVDRVGLADTVGIATPRQVFALVREVRRVVGPHVDIEFHGHNDTGCAIANAFEAIEAGATHVDTTILGIGERNGITPLGGFLARMYTLQPEYVRRKYKLEMLPELDRMVARMVGIEIPFNNYITGETAFSHKAGMHLKAIYINPESYEPYPPEVFGVKRKLIIASKLTGRHAIKARAEELGLHYGEEELHRITQHIKALADQGQLTLEELDRILREWITA, from the coding sequence ATGCGGGAATGGAAGATTATAGATTCCACCTTAAGGGAAGGAGAGCAGTTTGAAAGGGCCGACTTTTCCACCCAGGAGAAGATTGAGATCGCCAAGGCCCTGGACGAGTTCGGTGTGGAGTACCTCGAGGTCACCACCCCCATGGCCTCCCCCCAGTCCCGTAAGGATGCGGAGGTCCTGGCCTCCTTGGGCCTGAAGGCCAAGGTGGTGACCCACATCCAGACCCGGTTGGATGCGGCCAAGGTGGCGGTGGAAACCGGGGTGCAGGGCATAGACCTCCTCTTTGGCACCAGCAAGTACCTTAGGGCGGCCCACGGGCGGGATATCCCCCGGATCATCGAGGAAGCCCGGGAGGTCATTGGCTACATCCGCGAGAAGGCTCCCCACGTGGAGGTGCGCTTCTCCGCCGAGGACACCTTCCGCTCCGATGAGCACGACCTTTTGGAGATTTACCAGGCCATCGCCCCCTATGTGGACCGGGTGGGTCTGGCGGATACCGTGGGCATCGCCACCCCCAGGCAGGTCTTCGCCCTGGTGCGGGAGGTCAGGCGGGTGGTGGGCCCCCACGTGGACATAGAGTTCCACGGGCACAACGACACGGGCTGCGCCATTGCCAATGCCTTTGAGGCCATAGAGGCGGGGGCCACCCATGTGGACACCACCATCCTGGGGATCGGGGAGCGGAACGGGATCACCCCTTTAGGGGGCTTCCTGGCCCGCATGTACACCCTGCAACCCGAATACGTGCGCCGGAAGTACAAGCTGGAGATGCTTCCCGAGCTGGACCGCATGGTGGCCCGGATGGTGGGGATAGAGATTCCCTTCAACAACTACATCACCGGGGAAACGGCCTTCAGCCACAAGGCGGGGATGCACCTCAAGGCCATCTACATCAACCCCGAGTCCTACGAGCCCTATCCGCCGGAGGTCTTTGGGGTGAAGCGCAAGCTCATCATTGCCTCCAAGCTCACGGGCCGGCATGCCATAAAGGCGCGGGCGGAGGAGCTTGGCCTGCACTACGGGGAGGAGGAACTCCACCGCATCACCCAGCACATCAAGGCTTTGGCGGATCAGGGACAGCTTACCCTCGAGGAGCTGGACCGGATTCTCAGGGAGTGGATCACGGCATGA
- a CDS encoding type II toxin-antitoxin system HicA family toxin, translating to MPPRPEEVARKLQRLGFTERMAKGGHCLYTHPDGRIVVVPFHSGELPKGTFRKILKQAGISEEEFHNL from the coding sequence ATGCCGCCTAGACCGGAAGAAGTAGCCCGAAAGCTCCAGCGCCTGGGGTTCACGGAACGCATGGCCAAAGGCGGTCACTGCCTCTACACCCACCCCGATGGCCGGATCGTGGTGGTGCCCTTCCACAGCGGGGAGCTTCCCAAGGGCACTTTCCGCAAAATCCTGAAGCAAGCCGGCATCAGCGAAGAGGAGTTCCACAACCTCTAG
- a CDS encoding type II toxin-antitoxin system HicB family antitoxin gives MTYTALVYEDPATPGTWIAEFPAIPEAHSFGRSPEEALAHAKEALELVLAHLRETGRPWPPDVRAVGVRVDAA, from the coding sequence ATGACCTACACCGCCCTGGTGTATGAGGACCCCGCAACCCCGGGCACCTGGATCGCGGAGTTCCCCGCCATCCCCGAGGCCCACTCCTTCGGGCGAAGCCCTGAGGAAGCCCTGGCCCATGCCAAAGAAGCTTTAGAACTTGTCCTCGCCCATCTGCGGGAAACCGGCCGTCCCTGGCCTCCAGACGTCCGGGCCGTGGGGGTGAGGGTGGATGCCGCCTAG
- a CDS encoding 3-isopropylmalate dehydratase large subunit has translation MGLTLAEKILSKKVGREVRAGELVVVEVDQVMVVDSIAGSFFKRLAYLEATPRYPERVSIVIDHVAPAANLEVAKAQKEIREWGRKHGIRVFDVGRGVCHQVLIEEGLAQPGWIVVGSDSHSTTYGAVGAFGTGMGATDIALAAASGRTWLRVPESVKVTFRGRLPKGVTAKDAALEMVRLLTAEGATYMAVEIHLQEGAEALSRGERMTLANLTVEAGAKVGLVVPSGEILDLYQVPDWFYPDPDARYVREVEIDLSRLTPRVSVPFYVDNVHEVAEVRGKRVDQVFIGTCTNGRLEDLRAAAEVLRGKRVAPGVRLLVIPASSQVLEEATRDGTLLTLLEAGATIGTPGCGPCMGRHMGVLAPGEVCVSTSNRNFRGRMGAPDAEIYLASPRVAAASAVAGYIATPEDLASSPQEEAHA, from the coding sequence ATGGGCCTGACCTTGGCAGAAAAGATTCTTTCTAAGAAGGTGGGCAGGGAAGTGCGGGCGGGGGAGCTCGTGGTGGTGGAGGTGGACCAGGTGATGGTGGTGGACTCCATCGCCGGGAGCTTCTTCAAGCGCCTGGCCTACCTGGAGGCTACCCCCCGGTACCCGGAAAGGGTTTCCATCGTCATCGACCACGTGGCCCCGGCGGCCAACCTCGAGGTGGCCAAGGCCCAAAAGGAGATCCGGGAATGGGGAAGGAAGCACGGCATCCGTGTCTTTGACGTGGGAAGAGGGGTCTGCCACCAGGTGCTCATTGAGGAGGGCCTGGCTCAGCCGGGCTGGATCGTGGTGGGCTCGGATTCCCACTCCACCACCTACGGGGCGGTGGGGGCCTTCGGCACGGGGATGGGGGCCACGGACATCGCCTTGGCGGCCGCATCGGGGCGCACCTGGCTGAGGGTGCCGGAAAGCGTCAAGGTGACCTTCCGGGGAAGGCTTCCTAAGGGGGTTACCGCCAAGGATGCCGCCCTCGAGATGGTGCGCCTCCTCACCGCCGAGGGCGCCACCTATATGGCGGTGGAGATCCACCTGCAAGAGGGGGCCGAGGCCCTGAGCCGGGGTGAGCGCATGACCCTGGCCAACCTCACCGTGGAGGCGGGGGCCAAGGTGGGGCTGGTGGTGCCCTCGGGGGAGATCCTGGATCTCTACCAGGTGCCCGACTGGTTCTACCCCGACCCCGACGCCCGGTACGTGCGGGAGGTGGAGATTGACCTCTCCCGCCTCACCCCCCGGGTTTCCGTGCCCTTTTACGTGGATAACGTCCACGAGGTGGCCGAGGTCCGGGGCAAGCGGGTGGACCAGGTCTTCATCGGCACCTGCACCAATGGGCGCCTCGAGGACCTGAGGGCGGCCGCCGAGGTGTTAAGGGGGAAGAGGGTGGCCCCCGGGGTGCGCCTTTTGGTGATTCCCGCAAGCTCCCAGGTTTTGGAGGAGGCCACCCGGGATGGCACCCTCCTCACCCTGCTGGAGGCCGGGGCCACCATCGGCACCCCTGGGTGCGGTCCTTGCATGGGGCGGCACATGGGGGTTCTGGCCCCAGGGGAGGTGTGCGTGTCCACCAGCAACCGCAACTTCCGGGGGCGCATGGGGGCTCCCGATGCCGAGATCTACCTGGCAAGCCCCCGTGTGGCGGCGGCCAGCGCCGTGGCCGGGTATATCGCCACCCCCGAGGACCTAGCCTCTTCGCCCCAGGAGGAAGCCCATGCCTAG
- a CDS encoding LeuD/DmdB family oxidoreductase small subunit, with product MPRVWKFGDHINTDDILPGKYAPFMVGEDRFHTFAFAHLRPEFAQEVKPGDILVFGRNAGLGSSREYAPEALKRLGIRAVIAKSYARIFFRNLVNLGIVPFESEEVVDALEDGDRVELDLETGVLVRGGERFALRPPPPFLLEALREGSLLDYYKKHGRFPGE from the coding sequence ATGCCTAGGGTTTGGAAGTTTGGCGACCATATCAACACCGACGACATCCTTCCCGGCAAGTACGCTCCTTTCATGGTGGGGGAGGACCGGTTCCACACCTTCGCCTTCGCCCACCTGCGGCCCGAGTTTGCCCAGGAGGTGAAACCCGGGGACATCCTGGTTTTCGGAAGGAATGCCGGGCTTGGCTCTAGCCGGGAGTACGCCCCCGAGGCCCTGAAGCGCCTGGGCATCCGGGCGGTCATCGCCAAGAGCTACGCCCGCATCTTCTTCCGCAACCTGGTGAACCTGGGGATCGTCCCTTTTGAATCGGAGGAGGTGGTGGATGCGCTAGAGGACGGGGATAGGGTGGAGCTGGATCTGGAAACGGGGGTTCTGGTGCGGGGAGGGGAGCGCTTTGCCCTTCGTCCCCCGCCGCCTTTTCTCTTGGAGGCCTTGAGGGAGGGTTCCCTTTTGGACTACTACAAGAAGCATGGCCGCTTCCCGGGGGAGTAG
- a CDS encoding paraquat-inducible protein A has product MEDLEITCPVCGEVSVVLAEDMETLEVGDVLECEACGAFLEVVSLDPLEVEVTEEGLEAFFVDCPRCGYTFEVSEEDQGQEVECPECGFRFVPDWSEVDEEDEEW; this is encoded by the coding sequence ATGGAGGACCTGGAGATCACCTGCCCGGTGTGCGGCGAGGTCAGCGTGGTGCTGGCCGAGGATATGGAGACCCTGGAAGTAGGGGACGTGCTGGAGTGCGAAGCTTGCGGGGCCTTTTTGGAGGTGGTCTCCCTGGATCCCCTCGAGGTGGAGGTGACGGAGGAAGGCCTCGAGGCCTTCTTCGTGGACTGCCCCCGTTGCGGCTACACCTTTGAGGTATCCGAGGAGGATCAAGGCCAAGAGGTGGAGTGCCCGGAGTGCGGCTTCCGGTTCGTCCCTGACTGGAGCGAAGTGGACGAGGAGGACGAGGAATGGTAG
- the lysW gene encoding lysine biosynthesis protein LysW → MVATCPECGAELNLENPELGELVVCEDCGAELEVVGLDPLRLEPAPEEAEDWGE, encoded by the coding sequence ATGGTAGCCACTTGCCCTGAATGCGGTGCTGAACTCAACCTGGAGAACCCCGAGCTGGGAGAGCTTGTGGTCTGCGAGGACTGCGGCGCGGAGCTGGAGGTGGTGGGGCTGGACCCCCTTCGCCTGGAGCCCGCCCCGGAGGAGGCGGAGGACTGGGGAGAGTGA
- the lysX gene encoding lysine biosynthesis protein LysX, producing the protein MLAILYDRIRPDERMLFERAEALGIPYKKVYVPALRMVLGERPKELAGVTVALERCVSQTRGLAVARYLTALGIPVVNRPEVMETCGDKWATSVALERAGLPQPKTALLTDAEEALRLMEEWGYPVVLKPVIGSWGRLLAKITDREAAEAILEHKEVLGGFQHQLLYLQEYVRKPGRDIRVFVVGDRAIAAIYRRSQHWITNTARGGQAENCPVTPEIAELSVRAAQAVGGGVVAIDLFESERGLLVNEVNHTMEFKNSVHTTGVDIPGEILRYTWEQGGTAS; encoded by the coding sequence ATGCTGGCCATCCTGTACGACCGCATCCGCCCCGACGAGAGGATGCTCTTCGAAAGGGCTGAGGCCCTGGGCATCCCCTACAAGAAGGTCTACGTTCCCGCCTTGCGCATGGTCCTGGGGGAGAGGCCCAAGGAGCTAGCGGGGGTCACGGTGGCCCTGGAGCGCTGTGTGAGCCAGACCCGGGGTCTGGCCGTGGCCCGTTACCTCACCGCCTTGGGCATTCCCGTGGTGAACCGGCCGGAGGTCATGGAAACCTGCGGGGACAAGTGGGCCACCAGCGTGGCCCTGGAGCGGGCCGGGCTTCCCCAGCCCAAGACCGCCCTCCTCACCGATGCGGAGGAGGCCCTGAGGCTCATGGAGGAATGGGGCTATCCCGTGGTGCTGAAGCCGGTGATCGGGAGCTGGGGAAGGCTTCTCGCCAAGATTACTGACCGGGAGGCCGCCGAGGCCATCCTGGAGCACAAGGAGGTTCTAGGAGGCTTCCAGCACCAGCTTTTATACCTCCAGGAGTACGTAAGGAAGCCCGGGCGGGACATCCGGGTCTTCGTGGTGGGGGATCGGGCCATCGCCGCCATCTACCGCCGCAGCCAGCACTGGATCACCAACACCGCCCGGGGCGGGCAGGCGGAAAACTGCCCCGTAACCCCGGAGATCGCCGAGCTCTCCGTGCGGGCGGCCCAGGCGGTGGGGGGCGGGGTGGTGGCCATCGACCTCTTTGAGTCGGAGCGGGGCCTTTTGGTGAACGAGGTGAACCACACCATGGAGTTCAAGAACTCCGTGCACACCACGGGGGTGGATATCCCGGGAGAAATCCTCCGGTACACCTGGGAGCAGGGGGGGACGGCTTCATGA
- a CDS encoding ribbon-helix-helix domain-containing protein, which yields MKRTTLYLPEELDLLLSQLARREGRSKAQLIREALERFAEAKREGVLPSWVGVGESRDPGYIDRDEEELLRALEEEA from the coding sequence ATGAAGCGGACCACCCTCTACTTGCCCGAGGAGCTGGACCTTCTCCTTTCCCAGCTGGCCCGGCGGGAGGGGCGTTCCAAGGCCCAGCTGATCCGTGAAGCTTTGGAGCGCTTCGCCGAGGCCAAGAGGGAGGGGGTCCTTCCCTCGTGGGTGGGGGTGGGGGAGAGTAGGGATCCGGGCTACATTGACCGGGACGAGGAGGAGCTCCTTCGAGCCCTGGAGGAGGAGGCTTGA
- a CDS encoding type II toxin-antitoxin system VapC family toxin produces the protein MSLLLDTSGILVLLDRRHPLHQVARGLLRGQLLVPITVLPEVDHLARKHLGPGPVERFLQGLLRGEGVLLPLGMPELERTLELMVAHPEVGFVDASLVALAERHRVRRVLTLDRRHFLRFRPKGLEYLEVLP, from the coding sequence TTGAGCCTCCTTTTGGACACCAGCGGCATCTTGGTGCTTCTGGACCGGAGGCATCCCTTACACCAGGTGGCGCGGGGGTTGCTCCGAGGGCAGCTTCTGGTGCCCATCACCGTGCTTCCCGAGGTGGATCATCTGGCTAGGAAGCACCTGGGGCCAGGCCCGGTGGAGCGTTTTCTCCAAGGCCTTTTGCGGGGAGAAGGCGTGCTCCTTCCTCTAGGTATGCCCGAGCTGGAGCGGACTTTGGAACTCATGGTCGCTCATCCCGAAGTGGGTTTCGTGGACGCTAGCCTGGTGGCCCTGGCCGAACGGCACCGGGTGCGGCGGGTGCTGACCCTGGACCGCAGGCACTTTCTGCGTTTTCGGCCCAAGGGGCTAGAGTACCTGGAGGTATTGCCGTGA
- a CDS encoding [LysW]-aminoadipate kinase → MIVVKVGGAEGIDYGAVAKDAAALWKEGVRLLLVHGGSALTNRVAEALGHPPRFLTHPGGQVSRLTDKETLDIFLMVYCGLTNKRLVELLQKEGVNALGLSGVDGRLLEGRRKTAVKYVEDGKVKIHRGDYTGTVERVNRALLDLLLEAGYLPVITPPAISYEGEAINTDGDQVAALLATAYGAEALVYLSNVPGLLANYPDEASLVREIPVDRVEAPEYLALAQGRMKRKVMGAVEAVRGGVKRVIFADARVENPIRRALAGEGTVVR, encoded by the coding sequence GTGATCGTGGTGAAAGTGGGCGGTGCCGAGGGCATCGATTACGGGGCGGTGGCCAAAGACGCCGCTGCTTTGTGGAAGGAAGGGGTGAGGCTCCTCTTGGTCCACGGGGGAAGCGCCCTCACCAACCGGGTGGCGGAGGCCCTGGGCCACCCGCCCCGCTTCCTCACCCACCCTGGGGGGCAGGTGAGCCGCCTCACGGACAAGGAAACCCTGGACATCTTCCTCATGGTCTACTGCGGCCTCACCAACAAGCGGTTGGTGGAGCTGTTGCAGAAGGAAGGGGTGAACGCCCTCGGGCTTTCCGGGGTGGACGGGAGGCTTTTGGAAGGGCGCAGGAAGACCGCGGTGAAGTACGTGGAAGACGGCAAGGTGAAGATCCACCGCGGGGACTACACGGGCACCGTGGAGCGGGTGAACCGGGCCCTTTTGGACCTCCTCCTCGAGGCGGGCTACCTGCCCGTAATCACCCCTCCCGCCATCAGCTACGAGGGGGAGGCCATCAACACCGATGGGGACCAGGTGGCGGCCCTCTTGGCTACCGCCTATGGGGCCGAGGCCTTGGTCTACCTTTCCAACGTGCCCGGCCTTTTGGCCAACTATCCCGACGAGGCCAGCCTGGTGCGGGAGATCCCCGTGGACCGGGTGGAGGCCCCCGAGTACCTGGCCCTGGCCCAGGGGCGGATGAAGCGCAAGGTGATGGGGGCGGTGGAGGCGGTGCGGGGTGGGGTCAAGCGGGTGATCTTCGCCGACGCCCGGGTGGAAAACCCCATCAGGCGGGCCCTGGCCGGGGAGGGCACCGTGGTACGCTAG
- a CDS encoding 1,4-alpha-glucan branching protein, with amino-acid sequence MARFALVLHAHLPYVRAHGMWPFGEETLYEAMAETYLPLLRALERLHQEGVEARFTLGITPILAEQLADGRIKEGFRAYAKDRLERAQGDYLRYQGTDLEASARHQVAFWELTLDHFHHLKGDLLAAFRRAQDRVQVELLTSSATHGYSPLLGYDEALWAQIKTGVATYRRHFAKDPTGYWLPEMAYRPRGPWKPPVEGAPEGIRPGVDEFLMRAGIRYTFVDAHLVQGGRPLSPYGEASLQVESAEATYYVHELESGLRVLARNLETSLQVWSADYGYPGEGLYREFHRKDPISGLHHWRVTHRQADLSAKAPYDPEAAFLKVKEHAVHFVDLVERLSQEHPDGVILAPYDAELFGHWWYEGVAWLEEVLRLLAQGRGVRAVTAKEAVQGKAVRSALPEGSWGRGGDHRVWLNEATWDYWRTVYRAEGAMREAVRHGNLPSRVLQQAMRELLLLEASDWPFLVDTGQAVDYAKERYRGHAEAFFQLLRGVSLEELKALEERDNPFPEADPRLYLEPSAAVHGGVG; translated from the coding sequence ATGGCGCGCTTCGCCCTGGTCCTCCACGCCCACCTCCCCTATGTGCGGGCCCACGGGATGTGGCCCTTTGGGGAGGAGACCCTGTACGAGGCCATGGCCGAGACCTACCTGCCCCTCCTGCGGGCCTTGGAGAGGCTTCACCAGGAGGGGGTGGAGGCCCGCTTCACCCTGGGCATCACCCCCATCCTGGCGGAGCAGCTGGCCGACGGCCGGATCAAGGAGGGCTTCCGCGCCTACGCCAAGGACCGCCTGGAGCGGGCCCAGGGCGACTACCTGCGTTACCAGGGGACAGACCTCGAGGCCAGCGCCCGCCACCAGGTGGCCTTTTGGGAACTTACCCTGGATCACTTCCACCACCTGAAGGGGGACCTCCTTGCCGCCTTCCGCCGGGCCCAGGACCGGGTCCAGGTGGAGCTCCTCACCAGTAGCGCCACCCACGGCTACTCCCCCCTTTTGGGCTACGACGAGGCCCTTTGGGCCCAGATCAAGACCGGGGTGGCCACCTACCGCCGCCACTTCGCCAAGGATCCCACGGGCTACTGGCTTCCCGAGATGGCCTACCGGCCCAGGGGCCCCTGGAAGCCCCCTGTGGAGGGGGCTCCGGAAGGGATCAGGCCGGGGGTGGACGAGTTTCTCATGCGGGCGGGGATCCGTTACACCTTTGTGGACGCCCACCTGGTCCAGGGGGGAAGGCCCCTGTCCCCTTATGGGGAGGCTTCCTTGCAGGTGGAAAGCGCTGAGGCCACCTACTACGTCCACGAGCTGGAGTCGGGCCTGAGGGTTTTGGCCCGCAACCTGGAAACCTCCTTGCAGGTGTGGAGCGCCGACTATGGCTACCCGGGGGAGGGGCTTTACCGGGAGTTCCACCGCAAGGACCCCATCTCCGGCCTCCACCACTGGCGGGTGACCCACCGGCAGGCGGACCTCTCGGCCAAGGCGCCCTACGATCCCGAGGCGGCCTTTCTCAAGGTGAAGGAGCATGCCGTTCACTTCGTGGATTTGGTGGAGCGGCTTTCCCAGGAGCACCCGGATGGGGTGATCCTGGCCCCTTACGACGCCGAGCTCTTCGGCCACTGGTGGTACGAGGGGGTGGCCTGGCTGGAGGAGGTGCTGCGGCTTCTTGCCCAAGGGAGAGGGGTGCGGGCGGTGACCGCTAAGGAGGCGGTGCAGGGCAAGGCCGTGCGCTCTGCCCTGCCCGAGGGTTCCTGGGGCCGGGGCGGGGACCACCGGGTTTGGCTCAACGAGGCCACCTGGGATTACTGGCGCACGGTGTACCGGGCGGAAGGGGCCATGCGGGAGGCGGTGCGCCACGGCAACCTGCCCTCCAGGGTGCTCCAACAGGCCATGCGGGAGCTTCTCCTCCTCGAGGCCTCCGACTGGCCCTTTTTGGTGGACACCGGGCAGGCGGTGGACTATGCCAAGGAACGCTACCGGGGGCACGCCGAGGCCTTCTTTCAGCTCCTCCGAGGGGTTTCCCTCGAGGAGCTTAAGGCCTTGGAGGAGCGGGATAACCCCTTCCCGGAGGCGGATCCCAGGCTTTACCTGGAGCCCAGCGCGGCGGTTCATGGGGGTGTAGGCTAG
- a CDS encoding nitrilase-related carbon-nitrogen hydrolase: MIRHAVLQFRPEKARVKENLDRLAERLEALRSHAPEVVILPEAALTGYFLQGGVRELALTRHELLELLSEVHRAVGWEGLLDVVVGFYERDEGAYYNSAAYLELPHRVVHVHRKVFLPTYGVFDEERYLARGRRVEAFNTRFGRGAILICEDFWHSITAAIAALDGAEVLYVPAASPARGFQGERPENVERWRTLARAVAAEHGVYVVLSSLVGFEAGKGMSGGSLAVGPEGRILAEAPLFEEAALLFDLDPGRIPPVRYDSPLLSDLEAALPLLLPDLERVLGKGGG; encoded by the coding sequence GTGATCCGGCACGCCGTCTTGCAGTTTCGTCCGGAGAAGGCCAGGGTTAAGGAGAACCTGGACCGCTTGGCGGAGCGCCTCGAGGCCCTCCGTTCCCATGCCCCCGAGGTGGTGATCCTTCCCGAGGCCGCCCTGACGGGATATTTCCTGCAGGGAGGGGTGCGGGAGCTGGCCCTGACCCGCCACGAGCTTTTGGAGCTCCTTTCCGAGGTGCACCGGGCCGTGGGGTGGGAGGGGCTTTTGGACGTGGTGGTGGGCTTCTATGAGCGGGACGAGGGGGCCTATTACAACAGCGCCGCCTACCTCGAGCTTCCCCACCGCGTGGTTCACGTGCACCGCAAGGTCTTCCTGCCCACCTACGGGGTTTTTGACGAGGAGCGCTACCTGGCCCGGGGCCGGCGGGTGGAGGCTTTTAACACCCGTTTCGGCCGGGGGGCCATCCTCATCTGCGAGGACTTCTGGCACTCCATCACCGCGGCCATCGCCGCCTTGGACGGGGCCGAGGTCCTCTACGTGCCGGCGGCCAGCCCGGCCCGGGGTTTCCAGGGGGAACGCCCGGAGAACGTGGAGCGCTGGCGCACCCTGGCCCGGGCGGTGGCGGCAGAGCACGGGGTTTATGTGGTGCTCTCCAGCTTGGTGGGGTTTGAGGCGGGGAAGGGGATGAGTGGGGGAAGCCTGGCGGTGGGTCCGGAAGGGCGGATTCTGGCGGAGGCTCCTCTCTTTGAGGAGGCGGCCTTGCTCTTCGACCTGGACCCCGGGCGCATCCCCCCGGTGCGCTACGATAGCCCCCTGCTCTCGGACCTCGAGGCGGCCCTTCCCCTTCTTCTCCCGGACCTGGAGAGGGTGCTTGGAAAGGGGGGAGGATGA
- a CDS encoding NAD+ synthase, with protein MRIVQAPKAQESLELNWPLVADFLTRFIREELAWRGYEKAIVAVSGGVDSATTLALAVRALGREGVHALFLPHRDSSPLSREHAYLVGETFGVDLEEVDITPMVEGYAAQTPDLTPHRKGNLMARARMMVLFDKSQAYQALPLGTGNKTERLFGYFTWHGDDTPPVNPLGDLYKTQVWGLARFLGVPGAVVEKVPTADLIPGQTDEGDLGVRYLRADVILEHYLKGYPDAYIEGLGYTQEEIGRVKERVNRTHWKRALPTVALLSSTAIGEFYLRPLDYRP; from the coding sequence ATGAGGATCGTTCAGGCGCCCAAGGCCCAGGAAAGCCTGGAGCTCAACTGGCCCCTGGTGGCGGACTTCCTCACCCGCTTTATCCGGGAGGAGCTGGCCTGGCGGGGCTACGAGAAGGCCATCGTGGCGGTATCCGGAGGGGTGGACTCCGCCACCACCTTAGCCCTGGCGGTGCGGGCTTTGGGGCGGGAGGGGGTACACGCCCTCTTTCTGCCCCACCGGGACTCCAGCCCCCTTTCCCGGGAGCACGCCTACCTGGTGGGGGAAACCTTCGGGGTGGACCTAGAGGAGGTGGACATCACCCCCATGGTGGAGGGCTACGCCGCTCAAACCCCAGACCTCACCCCCCACCGCAAGGGCAACCTCATGGCCCGGGCGCGGATGATGGTGCTCTTTGACAAATCCCAGGCCTACCAGGCGTTGCCCCTGGGTACGGGCAACAAGACCGAGAGGCTTTTCGGCTACTTCACCTGGCACGGGGACGACACGCCCCCGGTAAACCCCTTGGGGGACCTCTACAAGACCCAGGTCTGGGGCCTGGCCCGCTTTCTTGGGGTGCCTGGGGCGGTGGTGGAAAAGGTGCCCACCGCAGACCTCATCCCAGGCCAGACGGATGAGGGGGACCTGGGAGTGCGCTACCTGCGGGCTGACGTCATCCTGGAGCACTACCTGAAGGGCTACCCCGATGCCTACATAGAGGGCCTGGGCTACACCCAGGAGGAGATAGGGCGGGTCAAGGAGCGGGTAAACCGCACCCACTGGAAGCGGGCCCTTCCCACCGTGGCCCTCCTTTCCTCCACGGCCATCGGGGAGTTTTACCTGAGACCCTTGGACTACCGGCCATGA